One genomic window of Luteitalea pratensis includes the following:
- a CDS encoding acetyl-CoA carboxylase biotin carboxyl carrier protein subunit — MRLHIEQDGRVRQVTITSGSAPDTVDVHLDEAVLTCDVRDLGQGRLSLRLPDGSMHDVVVETEAMPGHRTVHVQGIRVPTVVSTRVRRGASGSGAVDGPLRIIAPMPGKVVRVAVRPGDTVEARQPVVVIEAMKMENALSAGRAGTVREVLVQEGMSVEAGRPLVVLE; from the coding sequence ATGCGGCTTCACATCGAGCAGGACGGACGGGTCCGGCAGGTCACGATCACTTCGGGTTCGGCGCCCGACACCGTCGACGTGCACCTCGATGAGGCCGTCCTGACGTGCGACGTGCGGGACCTGGGGCAGGGTCGCCTCAGCCTGCGCCTGCCTGACGGCTCGATGCACGATGTCGTCGTCGAAACGGAGGCGATGCCAGGCCACCGGACCGTGCACGTGCAGGGGATCCGCGTGCCCACGGTGGTCTCGACGCGCGTGCGGCGGGGCGCATCGGGCAGTGGCGCTGTCGACGGGCCCCTGCGCATCATCGCGCCGATGCCGGGCAAGGTGGTTCGCGTCGCTGTCCGTCCTGGCGACACGGTGGAGGCGCGCCAGCCGGTCGTGGTCATCGAAGCCATGAAGATGGAGAACGCACTCTCGGCGGGACGGGCCGGCACCGTGCGGGAAGTGCTCGTGCAGGAAGGCATGTCGGTCGAGGCCGGCCGCCCGCTCGTGGTCCTGGAGTGA
- a CDS encoding acetyl-CoA carboxylase biotin carboxylase subunit produces the protein MKTILIANRGEIAVRIMRACREMGIGTVAIYSDVDREARHVRYADRAFPLVGNAPADTYLRIDKILEIARHAGVDAVHPGYGFLAENEDFAQACVDAGVTFIGPSPEVIARMGSKTAARACAMAAGAPVVPGTETPIGPDVCDAEVQRLADAVGYPLMVKAVAGGGGKGMREVRSRDTLLDAVRRARSEALGAFGDAAVYFERRVARPRHVEIQLLADQHGTVLPFVERECSVQRRHQKVIEESPAPRMSLALRHRMAEAAASVARAAGYTNAGTIEFLVDADDAFYFLEMNTRLQVEHPVTEMVTGVDLVQWQIRIARGERLTVTQDEALTPRGHAIECRVYAEDPDQRFMPHPGRITSLTVPGGPGIRDDSGVEVGFEVPIYYDSMISKLVAWGGDREQARHRMLRALAEYHVGGIPTTLPFFRWMLEQPSFVSGELDTTMLDAELERRDGQPFVQATAAHNQTALLATASSSFLAARRAAHTPATQAGAPVRSGWAAAARRAALRK, from the coding sequence ATGAAGACCATCCTGATCGCGAACCGTGGCGAGATCGCCGTGCGCATCATGCGTGCCTGCCGCGAGATGGGGATCGGCACGGTCGCGATCTACTCGGACGTCGATCGCGAGGCGCGCCACGTACGCTACGCGGACAGGGCGTTCCCGCTCGTCGGCAATGCTCCTGCCGACACGTACCTCCGCATCGACAAGATCCTCGAGATCGCCCGGCACGCCGGCGTCGACGCCGTGCATCCCGGTTACGGCTTCCTCGCCGAGAACGAGGACTTCGCGCAGGCGTGTGTCGATGCCGGTGTCACGTTCATCGGTCCCTCTCCCGAGGTGATCGCCCGCATGGGCAGCAAGACCGCCGCGCGGGCGTGCGCGATGGCCGCGGGAGCACCGGTCGTGCCCGGCACCGAGACACCGATCGGCCCCGACGTGTGCGATGCCGAGGTCCAGCGCCTCGCCGATGCCGTCGGGTACCCGTTGATGGTGAAGGCCGTCGCCGGCGGCGGCGGCAAGGGCATGCGCGAGGTGCGCAGCCGCGACACCCTGCTCGATGCCGTCCGGCGCGCCAGGTCCGAGGCGCTCGGTGCATTCGGCGACGCGGCCGTGTACTTCGAGCGCCGTGTCGCGCGGCCGCGCCACGTCGAAATCCAGCTGCTCGCCGACCAGCATGGCACCGTGCTCCCGTTCGTGGAGCGCGAGTGCTCCGTGCAGCGCCGCCATCAGAAGGTGATCGAGGAATCGCCCGCGCCCCGCATGTCGCTGGCGCTGCGCCATCGCATGGCCGAAGCGGCCGCGTCGGTTGCTCGCGCCGCCGGTTACACCAACGCCGGCACCATCGAGTTCCTGGTGGATGCCGACGACGCGTTCTATTTCCTGGAGATGAACACCCGGCTGCAGGTGGAGCATCCGGTGACGGAGATGGTGACCGGCGTCGACCTGGTGCAATGGCAGATCCGCATCGCCCGCGGCGAGCGCCTCACGGTGACGCAAGACGAGGCGCTCACGCCGCGTGGACACGCGATCGAGTGCCGCGTCTACGCCGAGGATCCGGATCAGCGCTTCATGCCTCATCCCGGGCGGATCACTTCATTGACGGTGCCCGGCGGTCCCGGCATCCGTGACGACAGCGGTGTCGAGGTGGGTTTCGAAGTCCCGATCTACTACGACTCGATGATCTCGAAGCTCGTGGCATGGGGTGGCGACCGCGAACAGGCGCGCCACCGGATGTTGCGCGCACTTGCCGAGTATCACGTCGGCGGCATTCCGACGACGCTGCCGTTCTTCAGGTGGATGCTCGAGCAGCCGTCGTTCGTGAGCGGCGAGCTCGACACCACCATGCTCGATGCCGAACTCGAGCGTCGCGACGGGCAGCCGTTCGTCCAGGCCACGGCCGCGCACAACCAGACGGCGCTGCTCGCCACGGCGTCCTCGTCGTTCCTGGCAGCTCGCCGGGCAGCTCACACCCCCGCAACGCAGGCCGGGGCGCCGGTACGCTCGGGCTGGGCGGCAGCCGCGAGGCGTGCCGCGCTCAGAAAGTAG